In the Aromatoleum bremense genome, one interval contains:
- a CDS encoding Hsp33 family molecular chaperone HslO → MTPNPSYVRGFLLDDLDIRGAVVRLDDVWKALQEGRDYPAEVARLLGEMSAVSALITANLKQAGRLTFQIRGERALKLLVVDCTETLNLRAFAATDGDVPADGGLKDLIGDGILQLTLDIPALDQPYRSLVPLEGDSIAATFEHYLVQSEQQPAGIWLACNEDAAAALFLQKLPGADARDEDGWTRAHLLAQTVQPGELLTLAPETLLGRLFAEENVRLFDARPVTHDWPADRDKVIGMLRSLGEAEVRRIIEEHGELVVRDDLSNHDYRFEPAEIDALFASHPELGTPPSTLH, encoded by the coding sequence ATGACTCCCAATCCGAGCTACGTCCGCGGTTTCCTGCTCGACGACCTCGACATCCGCGGCGCGGTGGTGCGTCTCGACGACGTCTGGAAAGCGCTGCAGGAAGGGCGCGACTACCCCGCCGAAGTGGCGCGCCTGCTCGGGGAAATGAGCGCCGTGTCCGCGCTGATCACCGCGAACCTGAAGCAGGCCGGCCGGCTGACGTTCCAGATCCGGGGCGAGCGGGCGCTCAAGCTGCTGGTCGTCGACTGCACCGAGACGCTGAACCTGCGCGCGTTCGCCGCAACCGACGGCGACGTCCCCGCGGACGGCGGCCTGAAGGATCTGATCGGCGACGGCATCCTGCAGCTCACGCTCGACATCCCCGCGCTCGACCAGCCTTACCGCAGCCTCGTGCCGCTCGAAGGCGACAGCATCGCGGCGACGTTCGAACACTACCTGGTGCAGTCCGAGCAGCAGCCCGCCGGCATCTGGCTCGCATGCAATGAGGATGCGGCCGCCGCCTTGTTCCTGCAGAAGCTGCCCGGCGCCGACGCGCGCGACGAGGACGGCTGGACGCGCGCCCACCTGCTGGCCCAGACCGTGCAGCCCGGCGAACTGCTGACGCTCGCGCCGGAAACCCTGCTCGGGCGGCTGTTCGCCGAAGAAAACGTCCGCCTGTTCGACGCCCGCCCTGTGACGCACGACTGGCCCGCCGACCGCGACAAGGTCATCGGCATGCTACGCAGCCTCGGCGAAGCGGAAGTCAGGCGGATCATCGAGGAGCATGGCGAGCTGGTCGTGCGCGACGACCTGTCGAACCACGACTACCGCTTCGAGCCCGCCGAGATCGATGCCCTTTTCGCCTCGCATCCCGAACTGGGCACACCGCCGTCGACACTGCACTGA
- a CDS encoding Tex family protein, which translates to MLPPIEHRIATELAAQPRQVIAAIALLDEGATVPFIARYRKEVTGGLDDTQLRMLDERLGYLRELEDRRATVLASIAEQGKLTDALHVQIASAETKQRLEDLYLPYKQKRRTKAQIAREAGIEPLALALLGDPTLTPESEAQGYLNAEAGFTDTKSVLDGARQILIERFAEDAELLGTLRTWLQEHGQVSSGVVEGKENDGAKFRDWFDFRELIAALPSHRALALLRGRNEGVLRLALTVDQPDPDAPHPCEGRIAARFGVRDQGRAADKWLRETVRWAWNVKISLHLELELMNALRERAEEEAIRVFARNLKDLLLAAPAGARTTMGLDPGIRTGVKVAVIDATGKLVDTATIYPFEPRRDRDGSLATLAALAKKHAVELVAIGNGTASRDTDKLVADLMEAAPQLRLTRVTVSEAGASVYSASELAAREFPDLDVSLRGAVSIARRLQDPLAELVKIDPKSIGVGQYQHDVNQSRLAKSLDAVVEDCVNAVGVDVNTASPALLARISGLNATLAGNIVEHRNANGPFRSRDALKGVPRLGPKTFELAAGFLRIPSGDNPLDASAVHPEAYPVVERILARVAKSVRELMGNPAFVKTLRPAEFTDERFGLPTVQDILAELEKPGRDPRPEFRTATFREGVETLKDLAPGMMLEGTVTNVTNFGAFVDIGVHQDGLVHISALADRFVKDPHSVVKAGQVVRVKVLEVDLPRKRIALTMRMSDEPPAAAGATASDLGARGRHDGGSRPERNTVRGPGRNEGRSGGRSGGRNDGRGTAGGAMADALARALRK; encoded by the coding sequence ATGCTCCCGCCCATCGAACACCGCATCGCCACCGAACTCGCCGCCCAGCCCCGCCAGGTCATCGCCGCGATCGCCCTGCTCGACGAAGGCGCGACCGTGCCTTTCATCGCCCGCTACCGCAAGGAAGTCACCGGCGGGCTCGACGACACGCAGCTGCGCATGCTCGACGAACGCCTCGGCTACCTGCGCGAGCTCGAAGATCGCCGCGCCACCGTGCTGGCGTCGATCGCCGAGCAGGGCAAGCTGACCGACGCGCTGCACGTGCAGATCGCGAGCGCCGAGACCAAGCAGCGCCTCGAGGACCTGTACCTGCCGTACAAGCAGAAGCGCCGCACGAAAGCGCAGATCGCGCGCGAGGCCGGCATCGAGCCGCTGGCGCTCGCGCTGCTCGGCGACCCGACGCTGACGCCGGAAAGCGAAGCGCAGGGTTATTTGAACGCCGAAGCCGGTTTCACCGACACCAAGAGCGTGCTCGACGGCGCGCGCCAGATCCTCATCGAGCGCTTCGCCGAAGACGCCGAGCTGCTCGGCACGCTGCGCACCTGGCTGCAGGAACACGGCCAGGTGAGCTCGGGTGTCGTCGAAGGAAAGGAGAACGACGGCGCGAAGTTCCGCGACTGGTTCGACTTCCGCGAGCTGATCGCCGCGCTGCCCTCGCACCGCGCGCTGGCGCTCTTGCGCGGACGCAACGAAGGGGTGCTGCGCCTCGCGCTGACCGTCGACCAGCCGGACCCGGACGCGCCGCACCCGTGCGAAGGACGCATCGCCGCCCGCTTCGGCGTGCGCGACCAGGGCCGTGCGGCCGACAAGTGGCTGCGCGAGACGGTGCGCTGGGCGTGGAACGTGAAGATTTCGCTGCACCTCGAACTCGAGCTGATGAATGCGCTGCGCGAGCGCGCCGAGGAAGAGGCGATCCGCGTATTCGCGCGCAATCTGAAAGACCTGCTGCTCGCCGCACCGGCCGGCGCGCGCACGACGATGGGTCTCGATCCGGGCATCCGCACCGGTGTCAAGGTCGCCGTCATCGACGCCACCGGCAAGCTCGTCGACACCGCGACGATCTACCCGTTCGAGCCGCGCCGCGATCGCGACGGTTCGCTCGCGACGCTCGCGGCGCTGGCGAAGAAACACGCCGTCGAGCTCGTCGCGATCGGCAACGGCACCGCATCGCGCGACACCGACAAGCTCGTCGCCGACCTGATGGAGGCGGCTCCGCAACTGCGGCTGACGCGCGTCACGGTGTCCGAAGCCGGCGCGTCGGTGTATTCGGCATCGGAACTCGCGGCGCGCGAGTTCCCGGATCTCGACGTGTCGCTGCGCGGCGCGGTGTCGATCGCGCGGCGCCTGCAGGATCCGCTCGCCGAGCTGGTCAAGATCGACCCCAAGTCGATCGGCGTCGGCCAGTACCAGCACGACGTCAACCAGTCGCGGCTGGCGAAAAGCCTCGACGCGGTCGTCGAGGATTGCGTCAACGCCGTCGGCGTCGATGTGAATACCGCATCGCCGGCGCTGCTCGCGCGCATCTCGGGGCTCAACGCGACGCTGGCCGGCAACATCGTCGAACACCGCAACGCGAACGGCCCGTTCCGCAGCCGCGATGCACTAAAAGGCGTGCCGCGGCTCGGGCCGAAGACTTTCGAGCTGGCGGCCGGCTTCCTGCGCATCCCGAGCGGCGACAATCCGCTCGATGCCTCCGCGGTGCACCCCGAGGCATACCCGGTCGTCGAGCGCATCCTCGCGCGCGTGGCGAAGAGCGTGCGCGAGCTGATGGGCAATCCGGCGTTCGTCAAGACGCTTCGTCCGGCCGAATTCACCGACGAGCGCTTCGGCCTGCCGACGGTCCAGGACATCCTCGCCGAGCTGGAAAAACCCGGCCGCGACCCACGCCCCGAATTCCGCACCGCGACCTTCCGCGAAGGGGTCGAGACGCTGAAGGACCTCGCCCCCGGGATGATGCTCGAAGGCACGGTGACGAACGTCACGAACTTCGGCGCGTTCGTCGACATCGGCGTGCACCAGGACGGACTCGTGCATATCTCGGCGCTCGCCGACCGCTTCGTCAAGGACCCGCACAGCGTCGTCAAGGCCGGACAGGTCGTGAGAGTGAAGGTGCTGGAGGTCGACCTGCCGCGCAAGCGCATCGCGCTGACAATGCGCATGAGCGACGAGCCGCCGGCCGCCGCGGGCGCCACCGCCAGCGACTTGGGCGCGCGCGGCAGGCACGACGGCGGATCGCGCCCGGAACGGAACACCGTGCGCGGCCCCGGTCGCAACGAAGGACGCAGCGGAGGACGCAGCGGAGGACGCAACGACGGGCGCGGCACTGCCGGCGGCGCGATGGCCGACGCGCTCGCTCGCGCGCTGCGCAAGTAG
- a CDS encoding sensor histidine kinase — MTPHPLLAQSSLFASALPLLAPLAGLLLVLIALCGWHVFRRRAAAPEAPGAAGFDSAELAELLDLSSDWQWKTDAQHCYVHITAGLQEHSRIDPLEFLGHTPWELDCGDASAQSWDACRASLAQQAPLNLTLCRRDSTGRRRYLELVGRPLYHDGSFAGYHGIGRDITHRVESDQSLRENQVRYRELIESVNEIIFRTDESGRLTFLNRGWETITGYMLKESLDTALVDHFHPDDRTAAWHQISLVFRQELPAWSAQLRLLTQNGEIRWVEATAHRVDRGNEDGTAPRGLAGTLFDISTRKIAEMTLRNLNRELEARVRARTAELEASNRELEAFSYSVSHDLRAPLRAIDGFARILEEELGDGLEPDAREHIGRIRKAGMRMSHLIDDLIKLAQLARHSLQRETFDLSELAIQIIDELRKNEPDRCVEVEITRDLIVTADRGLMQLALQNLLGNAWKFSSRNAVAHISLTAKRDLGQRVFCITDDGAGFDMTFASNLFRAFHRLHRSTDFPGSGIGLATTYRIIERHGGQIWAKSKPGEGASFYFTLGR, encoded by the coding sequence ATGACTCCGCACCCACTGCTGGCCCAGTCATCGCTGTTCGCCTCCGCGCTGCCACTGCTCGCGCCGCTCGCAGGCCTGCTCCTGGTCCTCATCGCGCTGTGCGGCTGGCATGTTTTCCGGCGCCGGGCGGCGGCCCCCGAGGCGCCCGGCGCCGCCGGCTTCGATTCCGCCGAACTCGCCGAACTGCTCGATCTCTCGTCCGACTGGCAATGGAAGACCGACGCGCAACACTGCTATGTCCACATCACCGCGGGCCTGCAGGAGCACTCGCGAATCGACCCACTCGAATTCCTCGGCCACACGCCGTGGGAACTCGACTGCGGGGACGCATCGGCGCAAAGCTGGGACGCATGCCGTGCGAGCCTCGCGCAGCAGGCACCGCTGAACCTGACGCTGTGCCGTCGCGACAGCACCGGGAGGCGCCGCTATCTCGAACTGGTCGGGCGCCCGCTCTACCACGACGGAAGCTTCGCCGGCTACCACGGCATCGGGCGGGACATCACGCACCGGGTCGAGTCCGACCAGTCGCTGCGCGAGAACCAGGTGCGCTATCGCGAGCTGATCGAGTCGGTCAACGAGATCATCTTCCGCACCGATGAAAGCGGCCGGCTGACGTTCCTGAACCGGGGTTGGGAAACGATCACCGGCTACATGCTGAAGGAGAGCCTCGACACCGCGCTGGTGGATCACTTCCACCCCGACGATCGCACCGCGGCGTGGCACCAGATATCGCTGGTTTTCCGGCAGGAGCTCCCGGCGTGGAGCGCCCAATTGCGGCTGCTGACGCAAAACGGCGAGATACGCTGGGTCGAGGCGACCGCGCATCGCGTGGACCGCGGCAACGAAGACGGCACGGCGCCGCGCGGCCTGGCAGGAACGCTGTTCGACATTTCGACGCGCAAGATCGCCGAGATGACGCTGCGCAATCTCAACCGGGAACTCGAAGCCCGGGTCCGCGCCCGCACCGCCGAGCTGGAAGCGTCGAACCGCGAGCTCGAGGCGTTTTCGTATTCGGTGTCCCACGACCTGCGCGCACCGCTGCGCGCGATCGACGGGTTCGCCCGCATCCTCGAGGAAGAACTCGGCGACGGCCTCGAGCCGGACGCACGGGAGCATATCGGGCGCATCCGCAAGGCCGGCATGCGCATGTCGCACCTCATCGACGACCTGATCAAGCTCGCGCAGCTGGCGCGCCACTCGCTGCAGAGGGAAACATTCGATCTGTCGGAACTCGCGATCCAGATCATCGACGAGCTGCGCAAGAACGAGCCGGACCGGTGCGTCGAGGTGGAAATAACGAGGGACCTGATCGTGACGGCCGACCGCGGACTGATGCAGCTCGCGCTCCAGAACCTGCTCGGCAACGCCTGGAAGTTTTCTTCGCGCAACGCGGTCGCGCACATCTCGCTGACGGCCAAGCGCGATCTGGGCCAGCGGGTGTTCTGCATCACGGACGACGGCGCAGGCTTCGACATGACGTTCGCCAGCAACCTGTTCCGCGCCTTTCATCGCCTGCACCGCAGCACCGATTTTCCGGGCTCCGGGATAGGCCTCGCGACGACCTACCGCATCATCGAGCGCCACGGCGGGCAGATCTGGGCGAAATCAAAGCCCGGCGAGGGCGCAAGCTTCTATTTCACGCTCGGCCGATGA
- a CDS encoding D-hexose-6-phosphate mutarotase — protein MTASIETRTFHDQPALVLRTPGGAQAVVSLFGAQVLSWTPAGGSEWLYLSPQARHDGSTAIRGGIPVCFPQFATLGKLPKHGLVRTRPWSLGEQRSGDDFALVTLTTSEDDASYAAWPQRFSAEVTVIIENERLGVEFEVENTGHASFAFTAALHTYLRVREVENARLEGLHGHEYRDAADNDRIKRDSGEALVVEAETDRVYHDVQRPLLLRDGWRSLGINVEGFPDVVVWNPWEQRCAQLPDMPANGFRHMLCVEAAAARRRIELDAGEQWYGRQTLIAL, from the coding sequence ATGACCGCATCCATCGAAACACGCACCTTCCACGATCAACCCGCGCTCGTCCTGCGCACGCCGGGCGGCGCGCAGGCGGTCGTCTCGTTGTTCGGCGCCCAGGTGCTGTCCTGGACACCGGCCGGCGGCAGCGAGTGGCTGTACCTCAGTCCGCAGGCACGGCACGACGGCAGCACGGCGATTCGCGGCGGCATCCCGGTATGCTTTCCGCAGTTCGCCACGCTCGGCAAGCTGCCGAAGCACGGCCTCGTGCGCACCCGGCCTTGGAGCCTTGGCGAGCAGCGCAGCGGCGACGACTTCGCGCTGGTGACGCTGACGACGAGCGAAGACGATGCGAGCTACGCGGCGTGGCCGCAGCGCTTCTCCGCCGAGGTGACGGTGATCATCGAAAACGAACGCCTCGGCGTCGAGTTCGAAGTCGAGAACACCGGCCACGCGTCGTTTGCGTTCACCGCCGCGCTGCACACCTACTTGCGCGTGCGCGAAGTCGAGAACGCGCGCCTCGAGGGCCTGCACGGCCACGAATACCGCGACGCCGCGGACAACGACCGGATCAAGCGCGACAGCGGCGAGGCGCTCGTCGTCGAAGCCGAGACCGACCGCGTCTATCACGACGTGCAGCGCCCGTTGCTGCTGCGCGATGGCTGGCGCAGCCTCGGCATCAATGTCGAAGGCTTTCCGGACGTCGTGGTGTGGAACCCGTGGGAACAGCGCTGCGCGCAACTGCCCGACATGCCGGCCAACGGCTTCCGGCACATGCTGTGCGTCGAAGCCGCGGCCGCGCGCCGCAGGATCGAGCTCGACGCCGGCGAGCAGTGGTACGGACGGCAAACCCTGATCGCGCTGTGA
- the minD gene encoding septum site-determining protein MinD: MTRVVVVTSGKGGVGKTTTSAAFSSGLALRGFKTAVIDFDVGLRNLDLIMGCERRVVYDLINVINGEAKLNQALIKDKHCDNLFVLPASQTRDKDALTEEGVEKVLKELEHMGFDYVVCDSPAGIERGAVLALTFADEAIITTNPEVSSVRDSDRILGILQSKSRRAAESDEPIKEHLLVTRYSPKRVEEGEMLSYKDVQELLRVPLIGVIPESESVLQASNQGLPAIHLKGTDVAEAYSDVVSRFLGDPRELRFVNYEKPGLIKRLFGGR; this comes from the coding sequence GTGACTCGAGTCGTCGTCGTGACATCAGGCAAAGGTGGCGTGGGCAAGACCACCACCAGCGCGGCATTTTCTTCCGGACTCGCCCTGCGCGGCTTCAAGACCGCGGTGATCGACTTCGACGTCGGCCTGCGCAACCTCGACCTGATCATGGGCTGCGAGCGCCGCGTCGTGTATGACCTCATCAACGTCATCAACGGCGAAGCGAAGCTCAACCAGGCGCTGATCAAGGACAAGCACTGCGACAACCTGTTCGTGCTGCCGGCCTCGCAGACGCGCGACAAGGACGCGCTGACCGAGGAAGGCGTCGAGAAGGTGCTGAAGGAGCTCGAGCACATGGGCTTCGACTACGTGGTCTGCGATTCGCCCGCCGGGATCGAGCGGGGCGCCGTGCTGGCCTTGACCTTCGCCGACGAGGCGATCATCACCACCAACCCGGAAGTCTCGTCGGTGCGCGACTCGGACCGCATCCTCGGCATCCTGCAGTCGAAGTCGCGCCGCGCCGCCGAAAGCGACGAGCCGATCAAGGAACACCTGCTCGTCACGCGCTATTCGCCCAAGCGCGTCGAAGAGGGTGAAATGCTGTCGTACAAGGACGTCCAGGAGCTGCTGCGGGTGCCGCTGATCGGCGTCATCCCGGAATCGGAATCGGTGCTGCAGGCCTCCAACCAGGGCCTGCCGGCGATCCACCTGAAAGGCACCGACGTCGCCGAGGCCTATTCCGACGTCGTCTCCCGCTTCCTCGGCGACCCGCGCGAGCTGCGCTTTGTCAATTACGAAAAGCCGGGGCTGATCAAGCGCCTCTTCGGAGGCAGGTGA
- the minC gene encoding septum site-determining protein MinC produces MPASSPAIRPIEFRNASLGATIAVLREAEPARLADALHMMLGGMPDFFSGDAAVLDFADLAELPARIDWTGLMSLLRRYQLQPVGVRNLPPDLAAAARQAGLAILDGAELRDRQNGAAAAPRPTPAPAPQTAPPPPPPAPEPRAATLFVDRPLRSGQQVYARGGDLVLFAGMSNGAEVIADGSIHCYGPLRGRAIAGAQGDASARIVSTNFGPEIVSIAGIFRTFEQGIPEAVAGRAALVRLIASESDYKLGIEPLQLD; encoded by the coding sequence ATGCCCGCGTCCTCCCCTGCCATCCGCCCGATCGAGTTCCGCAACGCCAGCCTCGGCGCGACCATCGCGGTGCTGCGCGAGGCCGAACCGGCCCGCCTCGCGGATGCGCTGCACATGATGCTCGGCGGGATGCCGGATTTCTTCAGCGGCGATGCGGCCGTGCTCGATTTTGCCGATCTCGCCGAACTGCCTGCGCGCATCGACTGGACCGGGCTGATGAGCCTGCTGCGCCGCTACCAGCTGCAGCCGGTCGGCGTGCGCAACCTTCCGCCCGATCTCGCCGCGGCGGCGCGCCAGGCCGGGCTGGCGATCCTCGACGGCGCCGAGCTGCGCGACCGTCAGAACGGCGCCGCCGCTGCCCCGCGCCCCACCCCGGCACCGGCTCCGCAGACGGCTCCCCCGCCTCCGCCCCCCGCCCCGGAACCCCGGGCAGCCACGCTGTTCGTCGACCGTCCGCTGCGCTCGGGCCAGCAGGTTTATGCGCGCGGCGGCGACCTGGTGCTGTTCGCCGGGATGAGCAACGGCGCTGAAGTCATCGCCGACGGCAGCATCCACTGCTACGGCCCGCTGCGCGGACGCGCGATCGCCGGTGCGCAGGGCGACGCTTCGGCACGCATCGTATCGACCAACTTCGGCCCGGAGATCGTCTCGATCGCCGGCATTTTCCGCACTTTCGAACAAGGCATTCCGGAAGCGGTCGCCGGGCGCGCCGCGCTTGTCCGGCTGATCGCGAGCGAATCCGACTACAAGCTTGGCATCGAACCGCTGCAGCTCGATTGA
- the minE gene encoding cell division topological specificity factor MinE produces MSFLVRLFGEKKKTAEIAKNRLSLLIAHERSDGVPKADFLPALQRELIEVISKYVSVNSDDIKVHLDKQDNYEVLEVNIVLPEQNQGQGQGQGQGQGQGQGR; encoded by the coding sequence ATGTCCTTCCTTGTGCGCCTCTTCGGCGAGAAGAAGAAGACCGCGGAGATCGCGAAGAACCGCCTGTCGCTGCTGATCGCCCACGAGCGCAGCGACGGCGTGCCGAAAGCGGATTTCCTGCCGGCGCTGCAGCGGGAGCTGATCGAGGTGATCTCGAAGTACGTCTCGGTCAATTCGGACGACATCAAGGTGCACCTCGACAAGCAGGACAACTACGAAGTCCTGGAAGTCAACATCGTCCTTCCCGAGCAAAATCAGGGTCAGGGTCAGGGTCAGGGACAGGGACAGGGACAGGGACAGGGCCGCTGA
- a CDS encoding bifunctional acetate--CoA ligase family protein/GNAT family N-acetyltransferase codes for MKEKHYLSPLLEPKSVGVIGASQREASLGNVVIRNMQNAGFRGRLFAVNPKHESVLGVPCYKSVEDVPHRLDLVVIAVRADQVLSIVESCGRAGVKAVIIMSTGFSETGARGALLERHVVEAARRYRIRLLGPNCLGIMRPVLGLNATFAHVSAIKGTIGLISQSGALCTSILDWAEPNNIGFSAVVSLGSSSDIDFGEVLEYMISDPRTESIIMYVEGIRDARRFMSALRGAARVKPVLLIKVGRHPDVSRAIRSHSGSMSGNDAVFDAALRRAGVIRLYNMGQLFAAANALFSHFRPRGNRLAIVTNGGGPGVMAADRAADLDIPLSEFSDGTMEKLNAALPAGWSHGNPVDILGDADVERYRKAVQAVLEGPNVDGVLVMLTPQANTDPTAVAEAVVELEKTADKPVVTCWMGEQLVGPGRKVFEAAGIPTFRTPEPAVELFSHLSAYYRNQKLLMQTPASLSHLNPPSVESARLVIETALAERRKVLNSMESKALLAAFRIPIAQTVVARSATEAMVLAEEIGLPVVMKIDSPSIIHKADSGGVRLNLGSLAAVRTAYQEILEEVRKNKPAATINGVAIEPMILKRNGRELVVGVRRDAVFGPVITFGEGGNRVVANRDMEIALPPLNHYLVRDLIKSSRVSVLLGEFRNMPPVNMESLEFVLLRVSEMVCELPWITELEINPLIVDENGAVAVDARVTVENVSPSVDRYAHMAIHPYPSQLITKWSSVDGVEVTIRPIKPEDAELEVEFVRTLSAETKYYRFMNTMRELPPAMVARLTQIDYDREMAFLATIQEDGKEVEIGVCRYAVNPDGESCEFAIVVADAWQRHGLARKLMGILIETARNKGIMYMNGVFLANNERMLKFVQGLGFTLSNDPEDSTVKIGVLPLQD; via the coding sequence ATGAAAGAGAAGCACTACCTCAGTCCCCTGCTCGAACCCAAATCGGTCGGCGTGATCGGCGCGAGCCAGCGTGAAGCATCCCTGGGCAACGTGGTGATCCGCAACATGCAGAACGCGGGTTTCCGCGGCCGGCTGTTCGCCGTCAACCCCAAGCACGAATCCGTGCTCGGCGTGCCCTGCTACAAATCGGTCGAGGACGTGCCGCACCGCCTCGACCTCGTGGTCATCGCAGTGCGCGCCGACCAGGTGCTATCGATCGTCGAGAGCTGCGGTCGCGCCGGCGTGAAGGCGGTCATCATCATGTCGACCGGATTCTCCGAGACCGGCGCGCGCGGCGCGCTGCTCGAACGCCACGTCGTCGAGGCCGCGCGCCGCTACCGCATTCGCCTGCTCGGCCCGAACTGCCTCGGCATCATGCGTCCGGTGCTGGGCCTGAACGCGACGTTCGCGCATGTCAGCGCGATCAAGGGCACGATCGGCCTGATCTCACAGTCCGGGGCGCTGTGCACGTCGATCCTGGACTGGGCGGAACCGAACAACATCGGCTTCTCGGCGGTCGTCTCGCTCGGCTCGTCGAGCGACATCGACTTCGGCGAAGTGCTCGAATACATGATCTCGGACCCGCGCACCGAGAGCATCATCATGTATGTCGAAGGCATCCGCGACGCGCGCCGCTTCATGAGCGCGCTGCGCGGCGCGGCGCGCGTCAAGCCGGTGCTGCTGATCAAGGTGGGGCGCCACCCGGACGTGTCGCGCGCGATCCGCTCGCACTCGGGCTCGATGAGCGGCAACGATGCGGTCTTCGATGCTGCACTGCGGCGAGCCGGCGTCATCCGGCTGTACAACATGGGGCAGCTGTTCGCCGCGGCGAACGCGCTGTTCTCGCACTTCCGCCCGCGCGGCAACCGCCTGGCGATCGTCACCAACGGCGGCGGGCCGGGCGTGATGGCGGCCGACCGCGCGGCCGACCTGGATATCCCGCTTTCCGAGTTCTCGGACGGCACGATGGAAAAGCTCAACGCCGCGCTGCCGGCCGGATGGTCGCACGGCAACCCGGTGGACATCCTCGGCGACGCGGACGTCGAGCGTTATCGCAAGGCCGTTCAGGCGGTGCTCGAAGGGCCGAACGTCGACGGCGTGCTGGTGATGCTGACGCCGCAGGCCAACACCGATCCGACCGCGGTCGCCGAGGCGGTCGTCGAGCTCGAGAAGACCGCCGACAAGCCGGTCGTGACGTGCTGGATGGGCGAGCAGCTGGTCGGCCCCGGGCGCAAGGTTTTCGAAGCCGCCGGCATCCCGACTTTCCGCACCCCGGAGCCGGCGGTCGAGCTGTTCAGCCACCTGTCGGCGTACTACCGCAACCAGAAGCTGCTGATGCAGACGCCGGCGTCGCTGTCGCACCTCAATCCGCCGAGCGTCGAGAGCGCGCGGCTGGTCATCGAGACCGCGCTGGCCGAGCGCCGCAAGGTGCTCAACTCGATGGAATCGAAGGCGCTGCTCGCCGCGTTCCGCATCCCGATCGCGCAGACGGTGGTCGCGCGCTCGGCGACCGAGGCCATGGTGCTCGCCGAGGAAATCGGCCTGCCGGTGGTGATGAAGATCGACTCGCCGTCGATCATCCACAAGGCTGACTCCGGCGGCGTGCGGCTCAATCTCGGCAGCCTCGCGGCGGTGCGCACCGCGTACCAGGAAATCCTCGAGGAAGTGCGCAAGAACAAGCCCGCGGCGACGATCAACGGCGTCGCGATCGAGCCGATGATCCTCAAGCGCAACGGCCGGGAACTCGTCGTCGGCGTCAGGCGCGACGCGGTGTTCGGCCCGGTGATCACTTTCGGCGAAGGCGGCAACCGCGTGGTCGCGAACCGCGACATGGAAATCGCGCTGCCGCCGCTGAACCACTACCTCGTGCGCGACCTGATCAAGTCGTCGCGCGTGTCGGTGCTGCTCGGCGAATTCCGCAACATGCCGCCGGTGAATATGGAGTCGCTGGAGTTCGTGTTGCTGCGCGTCTCCGAGATGGTGTGCGAACTGCCGTGGATCACCGAGCTCGAGATCAATCCGCTGATCGTCGACGAGAACGGCGCCGTCGCCGTCGACGCGCGCGTGACGGTCGAGAACGTCTCGCCGTCGGTCGACCGCTACGCGCACATGGCGATCCATCCGTATCCGTCGCAGCTCATCACGAAGTGGTCGAGTGTCGACGGCGTCGAGGTCACGATCCGGCCGATCAAGCCGGAAGACGCCGAGCTCGAAGTCGAGTTCGTGCGCACGCTGTCGGCCGAGACGAAGTACTACCGCTTCATGAACACGATGCGCGAGCTGCCGCCGGCGATGGTCGCGCGGCTGACGCAGATCGACTACGACCGCGAGATGGCGTTCCTCGCGACGATCCAGGAAGACGGCAAGGAAGTCGAGATCGGCGTGTGCCGCTACGCGGTGAATCCGGACGGCGAATCCTGCGAATTCGCCATTGTCGTCGCCGACGCCTGGCAGCGCCACGGCCTCGCGCGCAAGCTGATGGGGATCCTCATCGAGACGGCGCGCAACAAGGGCATCATGTACATGAACGGCGTATTCCTCGCGAACAACGAGCGGATGCTGAAGTTCGTGCAGGGGCTCGGCTTCACGCTGTCGAACGATCCGGAAGACAGCACCGTCAAGATCGGCGTGCTCCCGCTGCAGGACTGA